ACTTATGTGCTGCTAattaatcaaagaaagaagcttTAAATCACAAAAgagaattaatttatttatcactCAATTGACAAATTTTTATCAATAcagaaaaaactaaaagaaaatttgcACCTGCACAGATGTGAGAGTGATGGGGAATAATGACGGTAAATAAgtaattccaataaaaaatgaatttataattattttaaattaaaaaattaaattttttaaattgaaggaCTGTTTGGGAAATTTAAACGTATGTAATCTAAGAGATCCAACTAAAAATAAAGGATCGCATATGAAATCACTTACACATTAAACTACAAGTTATTACTTAGGGGCCATTTGGTTCggggtaatgacatattaccacgtaacgagattaccatagTAATATGAGTGGAAATGTTATATGATTgagaatattgcggtaatttaatataaccatgtttggttggaaactcttattaccgggaataattcattaccgtgtttggttgtcatggtaatcaatttgttaaaatataaaaagttataagattactactagtaatccaagatagacaccaaatttcgGTGATAATAAGATTActactttcttggtaatatttataagtttcaGTAATGctgatattaccatccacattaccaccCGTCAAGAACGCTAAACGCTAGTAATATTTTCGATTACTACGCTACATGCGTAATCTTTCTATATTACCGCGGACCAAACGCCCCTTAAAGTTACCAAAACCTTTTGACATTGATTGGAATAtgaatataataatcatatgtagATAAGAATTTTCCatccattattattataaatgacacaccacatataaatataggTAGTATCATGGATGGATATGAAAGCTCAGTCTAACAAATAGTTTTAATTTGGCAAGCTCATCAACATCATCAGCAGCATTTGCTTACCTGGCTTTCTCATGATAATGAGCTGTGAACACATGACAAAGAAGACCACCTGCATAACTGCATGGAGCCATTTGGAAGTGGTCCAGGTCCACCAGACATGCTCCTGCAAACTTTGTCCTCATTCACAGGtgtgaaaataattttgatattttataggGACCAAGAAGTAAATTAaattacacatatatacataaccAAATACTTCATGAAACCATCACAAACTGGTTAAAATGGAAATAAGAACAATGACAATAGATGGTAATAATAAACTATTTAGAAGAGAAGGCTGGATTTTGGAAACCCAATAAAtagtgtataaaaaaaatatatatgtgaggGTTTTATGTGgagtaattatttgttttagatGATTGTCGGCAATAATACAAAAGAATTGGACTACGACATGCGAGTGTGTGATGGAATGGAGACTACCTCCTTGATGCCGGAGGACGGTTTTATTCAGTTTCCGCTGCAGGTTGTGCTGGTGCTGGTTCTACGGCAGGTATTGCGTCTACCTTGTACCGGAGGTTCTGCAAAAATAGAGCATAGATATTTATCCAAGGCATACACTGTGTCTTTCTAAACCAATATGATTATAAATTATGTTTGGAACCCAACAGTGTACTCTCAAGTTCTCAagcttttaattttgaaaattgaatccTATACTTCCATGTTTGTTACAATCTAGACCCACCATCTAATTTTCTGTCAGAGTACCATTACCTGGTAAAGGGCAAAATCATTCACTTTTTTACTTCTGAGTTTTATCAACAAAACAAGCAGCATTCTCTTTGGTTTCTAggttttctaataaaataaaaaaaagaatgatgaatTTGCCCTTGTTTTATCCAATCCTATATGCTGCCAAGTGTAGTTTGATGGAAAAATGGATGGAGAGTTGAGGACTGTAACAAACATGTAAAGTTTAATTGGGAAAATTGAAATTTCACAGGCTACTGATAAAACTGCAGCAGAATGTTTCAGAGGTGGATGTGAATTAAGAGTCTAACACGATCAGTTTTTACAAAACAAGCATGAAAAGATGAGTCTTGATGTTAAACCTTCTTGAAAAAAGATGAGTAGGAATTATCCCATATGAGCTTGTAAGTTCCAGCCAAGATAGTGCTGAAATTTCCctatgaagaaaaatgaagtttaGTGAGAAATGGGATTGCAGAGAACAAAATGAACAATTAAGGTTGACAAGCGCTGTCAATGGTAATCAACTCACTTGGTCACGCTCATACCGTTGGTTTGGCAAAATGAGCTGGAAAAGTAATCCCCTCAGACGATGCAAGAAAAATTTATACACAATGAAGAAATTTagatattctatatatatatatatatatatgttgagggttatatttttctttctttttttttttctatttatgaaAGTGTATTTGCTAAACCATCTTAGATGCACTTACTGTTGTTGCTCCCGATGGACTGACATACTCAACTCGAAATCCAACATCCTGACAAAAGAATATGAATTAGCAAACAACAGGAATCTAAATGCCCAAGCATGATAGCTTAATAATGGAAAATTGCAAAATGAATGATAGAAACTAATTATATCTTAATCCCAACATGAACAGTATCAACTATAGATATAAAGAAACTGCATGTTAAAAATCAGGCCCGAAGCCacccagaaaaaaaaattgaatacacaGAATTTTGCTCCATGTTAATGGTCTCATTAAATAGAAATCTTCCAAGGAACTaagtttaaattataaattcatgGAGATTAGAGTGTTTTCACTATAAACCTAGGGAGAGTCCTATGATTCactaaaaattatcataaacaATGGTCAGGACACAGATAATGCAATTGAGTTTCTTGTTTTCATCATATAAGTCTCTATACTATTATCATTTGTGATCTTGGGACTAATGAAACTCATCATGTCAACAAAGAATAAGTTTTTCGAATAATAGACAACAAGCACTTTTTATGAATAAACAAGATCTAAACAAGATCTTGAACCCGGATATACAGATAGATATGacagtatgagaataatatatgAATCTCTGATAAGCAGATTGTATGAACAAGATGCGTGAACAGATCGCTGAGTGAGAGATTCAACCCACGACCtcccttacactttgatgtcataccattgggctatccaatggttgacacaACAGCAATAAGTTGATAATTGAATTCTGCCAATTGAAATCAATAAcacaaatattaacaaataaaagacAGATTTTGCTATCTGGGTTTAAATTTATATGAGAGAAGATACTATGATTCACTCTTATTTTCCCTCATTATctgacaaaacaaaaaacaatgtaCCATGAAAATATGCTAAATTATTGAAAAGGGTTTTGATGCTACCAAGTTAAGTGTGCCTTGTATCAAAGCGAAGTCCCATGCAATAAATGAATTCACAGAATCTACTGTCAGTGTGACCTGgaaataatcaatcaaaaaatGCAAGAATCGTTAAAGATCATAATCATATTTAGCGTAATAACTTGTTCTTTCTTGGAGCAGACAATAAGacgaaataaaataaagcatggACATATATTGAATGTGGTTAGGATGCAACCTGTTGGACTTAAGCAAGTTTATCTATAGTTGTTGTTCCTGGTCATTCTGGTGTTTCACTGGACCACAGAGATATTTCCACTTTGGTAGGACCAACATGAGTAATTACAATAGAACATGTGTTTCTTTCTATTAAAAACTGTCTCACTAACTCCTAAAATAACTTTACTTGGAAACTGAACAATAGAGTTTGATATGAACCCAAAAtccattttcatatatatatatatatatatatattctaatggATAATGCTAACAAAAATGTCAAACTCAATGTGAAGACGTGCAATACAAGCACACAAGTTAACATCTAGAAAATAGTAGAGATCATTACATGCTGACCATTTTTCAAGTAAGCAAACCAGGGTGAGCTATCTCTTCTCTGTTTGCCATAAATCTTAACCAGGTTTTActatataatgatttttttttaatgaataatgtGATTAATTGCACATTGGATTCACATTTTATTCAAGTactttttataaactttaagaAAAGTATCAGAAATTTTAAGAACTAATATGAAAGCAAAAGTCATAAATGATGGTTCAATGCCAAATTACACAGAATGCTGCACCACAAGCTCCCAAGCAACCAATTAAGACTAGGGCTGCCCTTCAGAAACACCATTTTCCATTTTAAGATGAAAGGCATTCTCCAGTGAGAAAacaggggaaaaaaaagaaaacacttcACTAGGTTGATCTTGCTATCAGAAGATACCTCATAGGTTCTCCCAGCTGCAATGACGATTTCTTTGTAATCATCAACTTTCCTGCTAGGTTAAAGCAAAAGGTGTGACTCCAGTATCATTCATAGcatatgcaagaaaaaaatgcaGGGAATGAATCTAATGATCTCAGCAGATAAGGGACATGCCTGCACTCAGCAGCACCAGCATCCTCTGCTGAAATGAAGAAAGGTGAATTTGCAAACACCTCACTGCAACATGTGAACTTCTTTTAAGATGCATTATTTaagttttcaataataataataataataataataataacttgcAGAAAGCTAGTGGTCTCAGGCCACTCAACAAAAAGAGAATATCAGCATAGTGTCCGAGATAAGCAACAAACAGTTTCTATAGGCATGCGACCAAATAAAGAAACCAATTTATTTTGGAATAGTAATGCAGACCAATGGtccaaagaaaacatgggaaGGGGGCCTCAGTTTAGTACTTAACATCCCTGCACACAAACAGATGATATGATAATAGCATGTGCATGACCCCAATCAGTACCCTTGTCCAATAAATAAGGGAGCTCTGTTGATTCTATTTCATCATTAAATCTTCCTGTATCAGGTAAAGCAGAATTACAAAGTTCATCCCATTGAGGTCACAACAAGAGATTGCATACCGTAAGCACGGTAACATAATTTGACACAAGAAGGAACTTAGCAAAACAACTGTTGAAATCTGAAAGGAAAAAGTATGCGCAGCTTCAAATCCTACATAGTTGGCACAGGTTATAACCATCTTAattaaaagaaaccaaaaaataaaaaaatactgatGCCAATATACACATCATATACAGGTCATCACAATATTACACATGTGATAACAGATACATGGTAATCTAAACTCACACTGAACATCATAAGCTTATAGtttatatgcataagatggaCATACTGTAATTTCACAATCCAGGTCTTAAGCTAACCACAAAATCTTGCACAGCATTAAAGATGAAAAATTTGATAGAAGATGTCTTGTTATTTACACCTTTTGTGACAGGTCCTGGTTATTTGGTATACTTTGACACTCCATAGAACACTAAAGTATAACTGGATGTAAGGCTAAAGTGACATGATCAAAAACTGTGATCATATTGATATAGAGTATGAGTAGAAGtagaataaaacaaaatgaaaaagatataatagaaagtaaaaaataacAGTAAATACCCTATGAACATGATAACTCTCTCAAACTCAGATGTGTACACATGCACAGCTTGTTCTACAACCAATGCTTCATCCTTCTGTCTGTTCAAaatgacataataaaaaaaaattaaggaaacaGAAAGCACAATAGGCTCTGTTTCTTCAAAGTTAGATTTAAGATTCAAGTTTTAAGTTAAATGAAACcgcagaaaagaaaataatcaagTGAAGCAAGATACTCACAGTTTTACCACCTCAAAACGCCCCCATGAAAGAAATAGAAATAACCGTATGGTAAGTGCAAATGTTGTAAGTTTATAAACACATGGCCCATAGCGTTGTCTTTGCTCTTCCATGGGGCTGGAGGACACAGCAATAAATGTACTGAAGCAGCACAAGATACTAATAAAGCAAAACTATGAACTGAAAATACAAACATTAAAACCTACCCATCGTCATCATTTATCTGTCGAACAAAATCTAACAAAACCTGCACAAGACAAAGAGAGGCCAAAGACATGTATGTAAGTAACCATCTTCACATACAATAAGGCATATTCCTCCAAGGGCTGATGATGGCATTAAAGAGATGGAGCAATAGAATAACAACCAAGTGATCGCTAACCATCACCAAACCCAACAATTATTACCCATAGTTTATAAGTTAGGTCAAGAATTATTCATCCCTCTCGATCATTCTATAAGCTGCATTCTTTAccaataaaatcaatataagCATTTTAAAACTTTCTCCAAAATATTAATGTTACAGGCAGATCTTCATCTACCATTCAACTCAATTCAGAAATACAATTCTCCGCTTAATTAGCCATCTCAATACCTTATCCTCTATTTTGATTGTGAATATCCTCTGAATAACTATGGCTTAGCACGCTCTGCATTTTATATGTTTACGGTCTATTAATTCTGACTATACTATATCACTTAAATATTATCTCTTTGAGAAcatttggttgaaaaaaaattctcagGATCAAAAGTCTACATTTAAAACTTCATGAACCACTACCATCATTTTAAGATGTTTTTCACATATGATAAACAAAGAGTTGACAGTTTAAATATACTTTCCTCGAGAACAACAATGAAGTGTTAAATGGAAACAAATTTCAATGATTTCATATCTCAACCACTTTTAACAAATAGTATAAAACCTACAAGAAATCATCATCACTTCAAGGGAGTACCTTGATAAAACTTCTTATCATCAGCTTTGACATGATACATTCGGTGACATGCTAATATGATAGGTGAACTGGAAACAAAGTGCATTGCATGCAATTGATgaagcaaaaaaatatatatacaaaacacTGCCAATCTTAGCTTCTATGACACACCTGTGGTACCCCAACCAAGTATTTCACCAATGTCTTATACA
The DNA window shown above is from Dioscorea cayenensis subsp. rotundata cultivar TDr96_F1 chromosome 12, TDr96_F1_v2_PseudoChromosome.rev07_lg8_w22 25.fasta, whole genome shotgun sequence and carries:
- the LOC120273929 gene encoding uncharacterized protein LOC120273929, with product MASSSKEGLVPITRAFLARYYDKYPPPPLSEDIDRLTTELRRMADRLLEQCPLKPGEELLAHEANLEPPHKVDENLWKNREHIEEILFLLEKSHWPTSLQKKTTTEEEDIGGMIEGIEISLRKTLKKLEMFQLTNAENVFNTVMTYMPQDFRGSLIRQQRERSERNKQAEVDALVNSGGSIRDRYALLWKQQMERRRLLAQLGSATGVYKTLVKYLVGVPQVLLDFVRQINDDDGPMEEQRQRYGPCVYKLTTFALTIRLFLFLSWGRFEVVKLQKDEALVVEQAVHVYTSEFERVIMFIGEVFANSPFFISAEDAGAAECRKVDDYKEIVIAAGRTYEVTLTVDSVNSFIAWDFALIQGTLNLDVGFRVEYVSPSGATTLILPNQRYERDQGNFSTILAGTYKLIWDNSYSSFFKKNLRYKVDAIPAVEPAPAQPAAETE